In Streptomyces chartreusis, the following proteins share a genomic window:
- the rodA gene encoding rod shape-determining protein RodA produces the protein MTGNSFQVSGYGPERAGWTRLFARDSMARRLDWPMLLSAMALSMMGALLVYSATRNRTELNQGDQYYFLIRHVLNTGIGLALMIGTVWLGHRALRTAVPILYGLSVFLILLVLTPLGSTINGAHSWIKLPGGFSLQPSEFVKVTIILGMAMLLAARVDAGDKPYPDHRTVMQALGLATVPMLIVLLMPDLGSVMVMVVIVLGVLLASGASNRWVFGLIGAGTMGAIAVWQLGVLDDYQIARFAAFANPELDPAGVGYNTNQARIAIGSGGLSGAGLFHGSQTTGQFVPEQQTDFVFTVAGEELGFLGGGLIIVLLGVILWRACRIARETTELYGTIVAAGIVAWLAFQAFENVGMTLGIMPVTGLPLPFVSYGGSSMFAVWVAIGLLQSIRVQRPMSA, from the coding sequence ATGACCGGCAACAGTTTCCAGGTCTCCGGGTACGGGCCGGAACGGGCGGGCTGGACCCGCCTGTTCGCCCGCGACTCGATGGCCCGCCGACTGGACTGGCCGATGCTGCTGTCGGCGATGGCCCTGTCGATGATGGGCGCGCTCCTCGTCTACTCGGCGACCCGCAACCGCACCGAGCTCAACCAGGGCGACCAGTACTACTTCCTGATCCGGCACGTCCTGAACACCGGCATCGGGCTCGCGCTGATGATAGGGACGGTGTGGCTGGGCCACCGCGCGCTGCGCACGGCCGTGCCGATCCTGTACGGCCTGTCGGTCTTCCTGATCCTGCTGGTGCTCACGCCCCTCGGCTCCACGATCAACGGCGCCCACTCCTGGATCAAGCTGCCCGGCGGCTTCTCGCTGCAGCCCTCGGAGTTCGTGAAGGTCACGATCATCCTGGGCATGGCGATGCTGCTGGCGGCGAGAGTGGACGCGGGCGACAAGCCGTACCCGGACCACCGCACGGTGATGCAGGCGCTGGGTCTGGCCACGGTGCCGATGCTGATCGTGCTGCTCATGCCCGACCTCGGGTCGGTCATGGTCATGGTCGTGATCGTGCTGGGCGTGCTGCTCGCCTCCGGTGCCTCCAACCGCTGGGTCTTCGGACTGATCGGGGCGGGGACCATGGGCGCGATCGCGGTCTGGCAGCTGGGCGTCCTGGACGACTACCAGATCGCCCGATTCGCGGCCTTCGCCAACCCCGAGCTCGACCCGGCGGGCGTCGGCTACAACACCAACCAGGCACGTATCGCGATCGGTTCGGGCGGGCTCTCGGGAGCGGGGCTGTTCCACGGCTCGCAGACCACCGGCCAGTTCGTGCCGGAGCAGCAGACCGACTTCGTCTTCACGGTGGCGGGGGAGGAGCTGGGCTTCCTCGGCGGCGGGCTGATCATCGTGCTGCTCGGTGTGATCCTGTGGCGGGCCTGCCGGATCGCCCGTGAGACGACCGAGCTGTACGGGACCATCGTGGCGGCCGGGATCGTGGCGTGGCTCGCGTTCCAGGCGTTCGAGAACGTCGGGATGACGCTGGGGATCATGCCGGTGACGGGTCTGCCGTTGCCGTTCGTCTCCTATGGCGGATCGTCGATGTTCGCGGTGTGGGTGGCCATAGGGCTGCTCCAGTCGATCCGGGTGCAACGCCCGATGTCGGCGTGA
- a CDS encoding CYTH and CHAD domain-containing protein: MADTKREIERKYESDDSGLPDLTGVAGVASVVDKGVAHLDATYYDTPDERLASASITLRRRTGGSDAGWHLKFPVAQGVRDEIQAPLSDDLPDELAGLVRSRVRHGELAPVVRLRSDRDVRDLVDADGRLLAEVSVDAVHAQRLAGGDGVAQWTEIEVELADGVDPVVLDKVEKRLRKAGVRPSKSASKLARALAETAPKKLAPGPAADPVTAGDHVLAYVRTQRDTIVELDPAVRQDAEDSVHSMRVATRRMRSTFKSFGKVLDREVTDPIGDELKWLAGELGVDRDREVLNERLSASLEQVPGALVSGPVAERVSHWAGDRPGGASSRLIGILDSGRYLALLDALDALLADPPLREKAGKKPGKVLPKAVKKDFGKVSALVEQAVELDPGSDRDVAIHEARKKTKRTRYAAEAAVPALGKPAKDLVKTMKSLQNLLGEHQDSVMARQTLRELSAVAHAAGESAFTYGLLYGREEQRAAAVEAELPGFWDGIKGGTDLL; the protein is encoded by the coding sequence ATGGCGGACACGAAGCGCGAAATCGAGCGGAAGTATGAGTCCGACGACAGCGGCCTGCCCGACCTGACCGGCGTCGCCGGGGTCGCCTCCGTCGTCGACAAGGGTGTCGCGCATCTGGACGCCACCTACTACGACACCCCGGACGAACGCCTCGCCTCGGCGTCGATCACGCTGCGCCGCAGAACGGGCGGGTCCGACGCCGGCTGGCATCTGAAGTTCCCCGTCGCCCAGGGAGTGCGCGACGAGATCCAGGCTCCGCTCTCCGACGACCTGCCCGACGAACTCGCCGGACTCGTCCGCTCCCGGGTCCGGCACGGCGAGCTGGCGCCCGTGGTCCGGCTCCGGTCCGACCGGGACGTGCGCGACCTCGTGGACGCCGACGGGCGGCTGCTGGCCGAGGTCAGCGTGGACGCCGTACACGCGCAGCGGCTAGCCGGCGGGGACGGCGTCGCCCAGTGGACCGAGATCGAGGTGGAGTTGGCGGACGGCGTCGACCCGGTCGTCCTCGACAAGGTGGAGAAGCGGCTGCGCAAGGCGGGCGTACGGCCGTCGAAGTCGGCGTCGAAGCTCGCGCGGGCGCTGGCCGAGACCGCTCCGAAGAAGCTCGCCCCCGGGCCCGCCGCGGACCCCGTGACCGCCGGTGACCATGTGCTCGCGTATGTGCGGACCCAGCGGGACACGATCGTCGAGCTCGACCCGGCCGTGCGGCAGGACGCCGAGGACTCCGTCCACAGCATGCGCGTCGCGACCCGCCGGATGCGCAGCACCTTCAAGTCCTTCGGCAAGGTCCTGGACCGGGAGGTCACCGACCCGATCGGCGACGAGCTGAAGTGGCTGGCGGGTGAGCTGGGCGTGGACCGGGACCGTGAGGTGCTCAACGAACGCCTGAGCGCGTCACTGGAGCAGGTGCCCGGGGCGCTGGTGTCCGGCCCGGTCGCCGAGCGGGTGAGTCACTGGGCGGGTGACCGGCCCGGCGGGGCCAGCAGCCGGCTGATCGGGATTCTCGACTCCGGCCGTTACCTGGCACTGCTCGACGCCCTGGACGCGCTGCTCGCCGATCCGCCGCTGCGCGAGAAGGCCGGGAAGAAGCCCGGCAAGGTGCTGCCCAAGGCCGTGAAGAAGGACTTCGGGAAGGTCTCCGCGCTGGTCGAGCAGGCCGTGGAGCTGGACCCGGGCAGCGACCGGGACGTGGCGATCCACGAGGCCCGCAAGAAGACCAAGCGCACCCGCTACGCGGCGGAGGCGGCCGTCCCGGCGCTCGGCAAGCCGGCGAAGGACCTGGTCAAGACGATGAAGTCGCTCCAGAACCTGCTCGGCGAGCACCAGGACAGCGTCATGGCCCGCCAGACCCTGCGCGAGCTGTCCGCGGTCGCGCACGCCGCCGGGGAGAGCGCGTTCACGTACGGACTGCTGTACGGGCGTGAGGAACAGCGCGCGGCGGCCGTGGAAGCCGAGCTGCCGGGCTTCTGGGACGGGATCAAGGGCGGGACGGACCTCCTCTGA